In a genomic window of candidate division WOR-3 bacterium:
- a CDS encoding heterodisulfide reductase-related iron-sulfur binding cluster produces MADLTSAGRKLIFVCSRVNIPGFGGQERVTVKPVSCIGQVGAGAILEALAAGMEGVTLVGCPDGSCRHEKGTEIAHTQVKLVQELLRQLGFAPELVRFISGDPLTAVEPAADFRPVPAVTEEISVPPAGFGPADFVCLDCGRCAGVCPVARTGIGFSPRRLIQQQLEGQGRVSTRALYACIGCDLCSTVCPSGRSFARTVERLRAVAYEHGSAPVLAHGGIVQALGRIQARSAVRQQRLLWLKPELQVADKGETALFTGCLPYFQVLFGDLGVNLLQTASNAIALLNQAGVVPVLLQDEVCCGHDLLWLGDRQNALRLARKNVELLKSAGVRRVVFLCPECLHTFRVEYPELVGPTGLELLHISEFLVAAGWKPPEREKESVSCRTVTYQDPCRLGRQLGVYDAPRQLITGISGMKLVEMAHSRSQALCCGGTQWLECGAAVRLLQERRLAEAQATGAELLVTACPRCDIHLACARQRNAESEIKILNLIDLLNYEG; encoded by the coding sequence ATGGCTGATCTTACGAGCGCCGGCAGGAAACTGATCTTTGTCTGTTCCCGGGTGAATATTCCCGGTTTTGGAGGGCAGGAGCGGGTGACCGTCAAGCCGGTTTCCTGCATCGGTCAGGTTGGTGCCGGTGCAATTCTTGAGGCGCTGGCAGCAGGGATGGAGGGGGTGACACTGGTTGGGTGTCCGGATGGCAGCTGCCGGCACGAGAAAGGCACGGAGATCGCCCACACTCAGGTGAAGCTGGTTCAGGAGCTGCTCCGGCAACTCGGTTTTGCACCGGAACTGGTCCGGTTTATTTCCGGCGATCCGCTGACAGCGGTTGAGCCGGCTGCCGATTTCCGGCCGGTTCCGGCAGTGACGGAGGAGATTTCTGTGCCGCCAGCCGGCTTCGGTCCGGCAGATTTTGTCTGTCTGGACTGTGGCCGGTGTGCCGGAGTCTGTCCGGTTGCCCGCACCGGCATCGGGTTTTCGCCCCGCCGGCTGATTCAGCAGCAGCTCGAGGGGCAGGGCAGAGTTTCGACCCGGGCGCTCTATGCCTGTATCGGCTGTGACCTCTGTTCCACTGTCTGTCCTTCAGGCAGGAGTTTTGCCCGCACCGTTGAAAGATTGCGGGCGGTGGCATATGAGCACGGGTCAGCTCCAGTGCTGGCACACGGCGGGATTGTGCAGGCGCTCGGCAGAATTCAGGCACGTTCTGCGGTCCGGCAGCAGCGGCTTCTCTGGCTGAAACCGGAACTGCAGGTTGCGGATAAAGGGGAGACTGCGCTTTTTACCGGCTGTCTGCCCTATTTTCAGGTGCTGTTTGGCGATCTGGGAGTAAATCTGCTTCAGACCGCCAGTAATGCGATCGCCCTGCTGAATCAGGCGGGTGTCGTGCCGGTCCTGCTTCAGGATGAAGTCTGCTGTGGCCATGATCTTTTGTGGCTTGGAGATCGCCAGAATGCGCTCCGGCTTGCCCGGAAAAATGTTGAACTGCTGAAATCTGCCGGTGTCCGGCGGGTGGTATTTCTCTGTCCGGAATGCCTCCACACCTTCAGGGTTGAATATCCTGAGCTCGTGGGACCGACCGGGCTTGAGCTGTTGCACATCAGCGAATTTCTGGTCGCTGCCGGATGGAAACCACCGGAACGCGAAAAGGAATCTGTCAGCTGCAGGACCGTGACCTATCAGGATCCGTGCCGGCTTGGGCGACAGCTTGGTGTTTATGACGCCCCGCGTCAGCTGATTACCGGAATTTCCGGTATGAAACTGGTGGAGATGGCACACAGCCGGTCGCAGGCGCTGTGCTGTGGCGGGACGCAGTGGCTGGAATGCGGGGCGGCGGTGAGGCTGCTGCAGGAACGGCGGCTGGCAGAGGCACAGGCAACCGGTGCGGAGCTGCTCGTTACCGCCTGTCCGCGCTGTGATATTCACCTTGCCTGTGCCCGGCAGAGAAATGCAGAATCAGAAATTAAGATTCTAAATTTGATTGACCTGCTTAATTATGAAGGATAA
- a CDS encoding FlgD immunoglobulin-like domain containing protein yields MKFFLLFLSAVTGASAGFIPSIRVDHESRVSRMCYNSAIVLGPEDSFSQSVYVVFENDSFAGSIIVQQDIYFQRSTDGGLTWLSEDRLVRRGAPFACYPDIAVDRSGCIYIVYTERTDNTAHICCIRSTDMGESWSEPVRVDDNGAGVMAGWARVAVDTGGNLFCAWNDRRLGRMTIWSAVSTDGGRSWSADVRVDDDTVPGDCFHTDVFVQPGTNHYLVTATTPFWVRPGYINSNASFFRSTDQGRTFEPGVVIDTFSDYCGQPHVVADAGHIICDWTGSGAGMENSRTEARVLFTPGDSWSMPVAVSELDTLYTSYYNGGKLAIDPNGNVHCVLMLAEVTNYNYDIFYAFSDCHGLVWQEREPVNDVKDENQWDPDIAVDRNGIAYVVWQDWKNGRGEIWFSTNRQTGVAENRAEDRPLVSITPNPFRERVVIFVNGTPAQKPVLEIFDRTGRRIRTLSITANQAVWDGMDEYGVRVEAGAYFLCYGGHKSRLVLVR; encoded by the coding sequence ATGAAATTTTTTCTGCTGTTTTTAAGTGCGGTTACCGGTGCTTCTGCCGGGTTCATTCCGTCGATCCGGGTTGACCATGAGTCCCGGGTTTCCCGGATGTGTTATAATTCTGCAATCGTGCTCGGTCCGGAGGATAGTTTCAGTCAGTCGGTTTATGTGGTGTTTGAGAATGATTCATTTGCCGGGAGTATAATTGTCCAGCAGGATATCTATTTTCAGCGGTCAACCGATGGGGGATTGACCTGGCTGAGTGAGGACCGGCTGGTGCGGCGTGGGGCACCGTTTGCCTGTTATCCGGATATTGCGGTTGACCGTTCAGGTTGTATTTACATCGTTTATACAGAAAGGACGGATAATACCGCCCATATCTGCTGTATCCGCTCAACTGATATGGGTGAGAGCTGGTCTGAGCCGGTGCGGGTTGATGATAATGGTGCCGGCGTGATGGCGGGCTGGGCAAGAGTTGCGGTGGACACCGGCGGAAACCTCTTCTGCGCCTGGAACGACCGGCGGCTGGGCAGGATGACAATATGGTCTGCTGTTTCAACTGACGGGGGCAGGAGCTGGTCAGCAGATGTGCGGGTGGATGATGATACGGTGCCGGGTGACTGTTTTCATACCGATGTGTTTGTTCAGCCGGGAACAAATCATTATCTCGTAACCGCAACTACGCCCTTCTGGGTACGGCCGGGCTATATCAATTCCAATGCCTCGTTTTTCCGTTCAACTGATCAGGGGAGGACATTTGAGCCTGGAGTGGTGATTGATACCTTTTCTGACTACTGCGGTCAACCCCATGTGGTAGCAGATGCCGGACATATAATCTGTGACTGGACCGGTTCTGGCGCCGGGATGGAGAACAGCCGGACCGAGGCGCGGGTGCTCTTTACCCCTGGTGACAGCTGGAGCATGCCGGTTGCAGTCAGTGAACTGGATACCCTTTATACCTCCTATTACAACGGCGGAAAACTGGCGATTGACCCCAATGGCAATGTTCATTGTGTGCTGATGCTCGCTGAGGTGACTAATTACAATTATGATATTTTTTACGCATTCAGCGATTGCCACGGACTTGTCTGGCAGGAACGGGAGCCGGTAAATGATGTCAAGGATGAAAATCAATGGGACCCGGATATTGCGGTTGACCGGAACGGCATAGCATATGTAGTCTGGCAGGACTGGAAAAATGGTCGGGGGGAAATCTGGTTTTCCACCAATCGGCAGACCGGGGTTGCAGAAAACCGGGCAGAAGACCGGCCGTTGGTGAGTATCACGCCCAATCCCTTCCGGGAACGGGTGGTGATTTTTGTCAATGGCACTCCGGCACAAAAGCCGGTTCTGGAAATTTTTGATCGGACCGGCAGGCGCATAAGGACACTGAGTATTACCGCTAATCAGGCGGTCTGGGACGGAATGGATGAATACGGTGTTCGGGTTGAAGCCGGAGCCTATTTCCTCTGTTATGGCGGTCATAAGAGCAGACTGGTGCTTGTGAGGTGA
- a CDS encoding exo-alpha-sialidase, giving the protein MLINHNRIWGVLGLIIVSGVSFAEFLPAVRVDQENRPNYACYHADVAVGPVIAGTPVIYVAFEDDSVPFTVQRSDIAFQRSTDGGRTWLSENIIIRRGNRFACYPELVVGRDGTIYLMYIDRIDGSRGHIHFVRSTDMGETWSDPVQVDDNTGTVPIGWVKLALDSSENIFCSWTDQRSAYLRVYADVSTDGGRTWGRDVRVDDDTVSFNCYPPDVFVQPGTNDYLVVADAPVREGSGIVLHSHFYRSTDQGRSFSPGFQLDTFSGYSRMPHVVADEQHIITDYTGNGYVNQCKTLARTWYADGDTWGEQVLVTELDTIYSSFTQGAKLAIDPISVVHTALMFAHRESTIWNIYYTYSTDHGRTWAQREAVSPMAMVQQWDPSIAVDQDGTVCIVWQDMREGKAEIWFSTNRLTSVTESDASAPGLKIECMPTVFRSRSYFNISGKLDENAIVKIYDLSGKTVRSLRICEGRGFWDGCDDAGKRLNPGVYIVRLGNVTSRVTLLP; this is encoded by the coding sequence ATGCTGATAAATCATAATCGAATCTGGGGGGTGTTGGGTCTGATAATAGTCTCAGGAGTCAGTTTTGCCGAGTTCCTGCCGGCAGTCAGGGTTGATCAGGAGAATCGTCCGAATTATGCCTGTTATCATGCGGATGTTGCCGTGGGTCCGGTGATTGCCGGGACACCGGTGATCTATGTCGCATTTGAGGATGATTCGGTGCCCTTTACAGTTCAGCGGAGCGATATTGCGTTTCAGCGGTCAACCGATGGCGGCAGAACCTGGCTCAGTGAGAATATCATCATCCGGCGCGGTAACCGTTTTGCCTGTTATCCGGAGTTGGTGGTTGGCAGGGATGGAACAATCTATCTGATGTATATTGACCGGATTGACGGTTCAAGGGGGCATATTCATTTTGTCCGCTCCACTGATATGGGCGAAACCTGGTCAGACCCGGTACAGGTGGATGATAATACCGGCACAGTGCCGATCGGCTGGGTGAAACTGGCGCTGGACAGTTCTGAAAATATCTTCTGTTCCTGGACTGACCAGCGGAGCGCATATCTGCGGGTTTATGCTGATGTGTCAACCGATGGTGGCAGAACCTGGGGGCGTGATGTGCGGGTGGATGATGATACGGTTTCATTTAACTGTTATCCCCCGGATGTTTTTGTTCAGCCGGGCACAAATGACTATTTAGTAGTGGCTGATGCACCGGTGCGGGAAGGAAGCGGGATTGTGCTTCATTCCCATTTTTACCGTTCCACCGACCAGGGCAGGAGTTTCAGCCCGGGTTTTCAGCTGGATACCTTTTCGGGCTATTCACGAATGCCCCATGTGGTGGCGGATGAGCAGCATATAATTACCGATTATACCGGTAATGGCTATGTGAATCAGTGCAAGACACTGGCACGGACCTGGTATGCGGATGGTGACACCTGGGGCGAGCAGGTGCTGGTGACCGAACTGGATACGATTTACAGTTCATTTACTCAGGGGGCAAAACTGGCGATTGATCCGATTAGTGTTGTCCATACCGCATTGATGTTTGCCCACCGGGAAAGCACCATCTGGAACATTTATTATACTTACTCCACGGACCACGGCAGAACATGGGCACAGAGGGAGGCGGTGAGTCCAATGGCGATGGTTCAGCAGTGGGACCCAAGCATTGCTGTTGATCAGGACGGGACGGTTTGTATTGTGTGGCAGGATATGCGCGAAGGCAAGGCAGAAATCTGGTTTTCTACCAACCGCCTGACCTCAGTGACCGAATCGGACGCAAGTGCACCCGGATTAAAAATTGAGTGTATGCCCACAGTTTTTCGTTCAAGAAGTTACTTTAACATATCAGGTAAACTGGATGAAAATGCTATAGTTAAAATATATGACCTTTCAGGAAAGACTGTAAGAAGTTTGAGGATTTGTGAAGGCAGGGGATTCTGGGATGGGTGTGATGATGCCGGGAAAAGGTTGAATCCCGGTGTTTATATTGTGCGACTGGGTAATGTCACCAGTCGGGTAACCCTGCTGCCTTAA
- a CDS encoding FAD-dependent oxidoreductase, translating to MNILLNIPPDGVGLKIEGIDDEFQLKPVADSPCRVGCPAGVNVKAYVGLIARGNFERALAVVRERNPLPGICGRVCTHPCESECRRNEIDEPVAIRQLKRFIADYALSSAPAVLPAETPRRRERVAIVGAGPAGLTAASDLRRLGYQVTIFEAQHKPGGMLVWGIPPFRLPRNVIEEEINSILNLGIALVLNTRIENPAQLLDEGFAAVFFAPGHQQSVRLGLPFEDELEGIVDSLKFLRESYEGAVRNLHGRVLVIGGGDSAIDSARVAKRLGAQEVTIVYRRTRSEMPAAAEEIEEAEREGVRFEFLVQPVGLMHRERRLTGLRCVRCELGEPDASGRRRPVPVPGSEFIIDAEWVITALGQKPAQPVSGFPDRVFIGGDAAGGAATVINAIASGHEGARQIDALLTGRKEAVTAIRAPELELAPVVLTAVRLSRSQARLLPVHSRRGFEEIEAPFTPEQALQEASRCLRCGPCNECVLCSYNCPKHQLLLQLEDMSKPVIMRVHGLEGMFFTDTGPRGIEIEFSQPGRVVSGLVQPLVVHTDPYLCRACGRCLEICPHQALKTVKWQSGIEVTQVDYQRCRGCGTCVTVCPSGALQLPTQIVRAENG from the coding sequence TTGAACATACTGTTGAATATCCCTCCCGATGGTGTCGGACTGAAAATTGAGGGCATTGACGACGAATTTCAATTAAAGCCGGTTGCTGATTCGCCCTGCCGGGTCGGCTGTCCTGCCGGTGTTAATGTCAAGGCGTATGTCGGACTGATCGCCCGGGGTAATTTTGAACGGGCGCTGGCGGTGGTGCGGGAAAGAAATCCCCTGCCCGGCATCTGCGGCCGGGTCTGCACCCATCCCTGTGAATCGGAGTGCCGGCGGAACGAGATTGATGAACCGGTGGCGATCCGTCAGCTCAAGCGGTTTATTGCCGATTATGCGCTCAGTTCCGCACCGGCGGTGCTGCCGGCAGAAACACCGCGACGGCGGGAAAGGGTTGCAATCGTTGGCGCCGGTCCGGCCGGTCTGACCGCCGCCAGTGATCTGCGCCGGCTCGGTTATCAGGTGACCATCTTTGAAGCACAGCACAAGCCGGGCGGGATGCTGGTCTGGGGAATTCCGCCCTTCCGCCTGCCGCGGAATGTGATTGAGGAGGAGATCAATTCGATTCTCAATCTGGGAATTGCTCTGGTGCTCAATACCCGGATTGAAAATCCGGCCCAGCTTCTTGACGAAGGCTTCGCTGCCGTATTCTTTGCCCCGGGCCATCAGCAGAGCGTCAGGCTGGGTCTGCCGTTTGAGGATGAGCTGGAGGGGATTGTTGACAGTTTGAAGTTTCTCCGTGAATCTTATGAAGGTGCGGTGCGCAATCTGCATGGTCGGGTGCTGGTGATCGGCGGCGGCGACTCCGCAATCGATTCTGCCCGGGTGGCAAAGCGGCTGGGGGCGCAGGAGGTGACGATTGTCTATCGCCGGACCCGTTCCGAGATGCCGGCAGCAGCGGAGGAGATAGAGGAGGCGGAGCGGGAAGGGGTCAGATTTGAGTTTCTGGTTCAGCCGGTGGGGCTGATGCACCGCGAACGGCGGTTGACCGGCCTGCGATGTGTGCGGTGCGAACTGGGAGAACCGGATGCTTCAGGCAGGCGCAGGCCAGTGCCGGTGCCGGGTTCGGAGTTTATCATTGATGCGGAGTGGGTGATCACCGCACTGGGGCAGAAACCGGCGCAGCCGGTCTCCGGATTTCCCGACCGTGTGTTTATCGGCGGTGACGCTGCGGGCGGAGCGGCGACGGTGATCAATGCGATTGCAAGTGGCCATGAGGGGGCAAGGCAGATTGATGCCTTGCTTACCGGTAGAAAAGAAGCGGTAACTGCCATCCGGGCGCCGGAGCTGGAGCTGGCACCGGTGGTTCTGACCGCGGTCCGGCTCAGCCGGTCGCAGGCAAGACTCCTGCCGGTTCATTCCCGGCGGGGATTTGAAGAGATTGAGGCACCATTCACCCCCGAGCAGGCGCTTCAGGAGGCATCCCGCTGTCTGCGCTGCGGTCCCTGTAATGAGTGTGTGCTCTGCAGTTACAACTGTCCCAAACATCAACTGCTGCTGCAGCTGGAGGATATGTCAAAACCGGTGATTATGCGGGTGCATGGTCTGGAAGGTATGTTTTTCACCGATACAGGACCACGGGGAATTGAGATTGAATTTTCCCAGCCGGGAAGGGTGGTTAGCGGTCTGGTTCAACCGCTGGTGGTCCACACCGACCCTTATCTCTGCCGGGCATGTGGCAGATGTCTTGAGATCTGTCCGCATCAGGCGCTGAAGACGGTAAAGTGGCAATCCGGAATTGAAGTAACTCAGGTTGATTATCAGCGGTGCCGGGGGTGCGGTACCTGTGTTACGGTCTGTCCCAGCGGCGCCCTGCAGTTGCCGACCCAAATTGTCCGGGCGGAAAATGGCTGA